The genomic segment TCTACATCCTGACGATTAGACGCATCATCAATTTGAGTTAAAAGATTGGTCACGTTAGCGGGTGCTGTTTCTGGGGTTTCGGCATTAACGGGCTGAGAAATTGCTGTACCCGTTCCCCAAATTACCAATCCTAGAAGCACAGAAAATAACGGTGTTGTCAATATAGGCCGTGTCTGTACACAAGACCCATTCTGAAAAAATTGCCGTTGAACGATTGCGAAAAGTGTCATAAGAATATAAAGATGGGAGAGGGGAAACAAGCGTGTCTTCAGACCTGAAAGTAAATACGATTTTGTACAAATTTTATGGTAACTTAAAAATTCATAACACTAATATTGAACACAGAGTAGGGGAGAAAACTTGAGTCAAACACCCATTCGCTTACTGATTGCTGCTAGTGGTACAGGGGGACATTTATTTCCGGCGATCGCCACTGCCGAAAACCTGTCAGATTTTGAGATAGAATGGCTGGGTGTGCCTGATCGCTTAGAACGGGAATTAGTTCCCCCCGAATATCCCCTGCATACGATTTCCGTTGAAGGCTTCCAACAACGCTTCGGTTTCGGAACCTTAAGAATTTTAGCAAAATTCGCCCTTTCCCTCGTACAAGTCACCTCTCTCCTCAAAACAGGACAGTTCCGAGGGGTATTTACCACAGGGGGATATATTGCAGCACCTGCTATTATCGCGGCTCGTTTCCTGGGTCTACCTGTGATTTTACATGAGTCTAACGCCTTACCGGGTAAGGTGACTCGGAATTTCGGCCCTTGGTGTAATACCGTTGCTTTGGGGTTTGCGGCGGCTGTTCCTTACCTAGCCAATGCCAAGACCGTTGTGGTTGGAACCCCCGTGCGTTCGGCTTTTATGCAAGCGTCTGAACCCTTGTCTTTTTTCCTACCGGATGATGTTCCGGTTATTGTGGTGGTGGGAGGAAGTCAAGGTGCGGTGAGTGTGAATAACTGGGTGCGACAGGCGGCTCCTAGTTGGTTTGAAGCCGGGGCTTGGGTGGTACATTTAACCGGAGACAATGACCCGGATGTTGAAGCGTTAAACCATCCTCAATATATTAAAATGCCCTTCTACAATAATATGGCAGCCCTCTTAAAACGGGCAAATTTAGCAGTGAGTCGGGCAGGTTCAGGAACCTTAACCGAATTAGCCATTACCCACACTCCTTCGATTTTAATTCCCTATCCCTTTGCGGCTGAAGATCATCAAACTTATAACGCCAATGTTTTTGCTGAAGCGGGTGCATCCTTCGTCTTTCAACAAAAGGATTTAACCGCCGACTTGCTGGCAAGTAAAGTTTTGTATCTGCTGCAATCACCCCAACAGTTAAAACAAATGGCTAAAGCCACAGCGACCGTCGCCGTTACCAATAGCGCCCAACAATTAGGGGATTTAATCCGAAATTTAATAATTTAAGTGGGTCTGTATCAACACATACCGTTTTTCTCAGTGATTTCCGTCACACAGGGATCACTGCAATATCACATCCAACCGGGATTCTACTCATACCGCTATGCCCGATAATAAGAGATAGTACAGAACATAGAGTTTTCTGAGGGTGTGGGTATGAAATTCGCAGCAGTAACCACCACAGTAGTGATGATGATCTTGGGTTTAACTGTTCCCGCTCAAGCTGAGAACCCCGCCCATCTCAAGCAGCTATTGGAAACGAAAAACTGCCCTGGATGTGATCTCAGTGGCGCTCAATTAGTCGGTGTGAATCTTCAGGGTGCTAACCTCCGAGATGCCAACTTAAATGGAGCTAACTTACAAGGTGCTAATCTCAACGAAGTCAATTTTAATCGAGCAGGATTAACTGAAGCGAATTTAGAAAGTGCCAGTCTGATTGCTGCTAAATTACATGGTGCTAATTTAGAACGTGCTAATTTGAGCCATTCTAACTTGAGTTTAGCAGGTTTAGTGATTGCCAGTTTAAACCATGCTAATTTAAGTCATGCTAATTTAATTGGGGCAAATTTAGAGAGTGCAGATTTAACAGGTGCTAACCTAAGAAATGCTCAACAATCCGTTGCAACTTTAGGTGAAGTGAAGTTACAAGAAGGCAGTTTATATGGATTTGATATCAGTGGTGTGAATTTACGCGATGCTAATTTAACAGGGGCTAATCTCACAGGGGCTAATTTAACGGCTTCAGATTTAGCCGGAGCTACCTTAGAAAATACCACCATGATTAATGCAAATCTCATGAATATTCGTCGGTAATTATGACATCGATTTTTCTTCACCGTCCTTAACTTGAGTTGGGGATGGTGTTTTTCATTTCGGGATGGCTCTAATGTAATGCAATATTTTACATCTAAAAACCAAGATTTAAGCACAATGTGGAACAGGCATCTTGCCTGTTATCACCTTATCACGAACTATAAAATAAATTAATTTAAAATATTGTCATATTGGTTATGATTTCCAACCCAAAACCAATAATAATCATCGCCTTTTTTGATAGCTAAGGCTCTATCCCTCTTCTGTCACTCTCCGAAATCAACAAGTAATAAAAAGTAGAGTTATCCATTGGGAAAATAAGATTGAAATTGATTAATATTCTCAATTAATTTATGAAAACCCACTAATAAATGGCGGTCGGGAAAAATATCTAGCCACGGGACAATCAACCACAATATAATAGTAGGCTGAATTATTAAACGCAGATTATTTAAAACATTTTTCCATCCCTCTTTGTGATTCCATTGTTGATGAGTTGAGCAATCGGTGGTGTTTTTTTTGCTCTCAGATTCTCGGGGACTGCCTTGACTTAAAGACCGGAAAACTTCGGAGTTGAAACTAATCATTAAATACACACAGAAAATGATTTCCCACCATTTTTCTATATCGGGAAAATCCGTCAACCGATAATCAGTCCAACCCAGTTCTTGTTTACATTGTCGAAATCCATATTCCACCCATGTTCTTAACCCGTATAAATTACCTAATGTCTTTTTCATCTGGCTTCTCTTCTCTGTTAAATTTGTCATGACAAACGAAGTTGATGTTTCTGGCATCGTTTCTGGATCTGTGGTAATTTCCCAATAGGTTCTTGTACTTCTTTTCCCAAATATGATTTCTCTAATATATCTGGTTTCTGATTCTTGATTGCTAAAAATCCTCTCAAATTTACACCATTTGTTGGCTCTAACTTTCTGCTCGCTTGACATCCAGACTCCATGATTACTTCTTATTGCTAGTACCCAAGGAATTTGAAATTGATCTAATGTACTGATAAACGAACTACTTTCACCATAAAGGCTATCTGCTAATACCAATTCAATCTGAAATCCCCAATCAACCAATTCTGTTAGAATTTCTGATGCGATTTCAATCTTAGTTTTGTAGACATCTCCTTCTTTTAATGTTCCTTTGGGTTTAAATACTCTAAACACTAAAGGAAAGGTTATATTTTTATAAACACCGTAAGCATTAACTGATACTATTCCCCGATCTGTTTTGCCCACACTTCCCAAGTATTGTCTAGCTATATAGTCGGTTTTTTTTCCCTTTCTCCTATCTCCTGTCTCATCAATTATTACTATAATCTTCTCTCCTTTCAATGCTTTTAGAGTTCGGGCTAATCTTCTTTCCTTTAATTCCCTTGCTGACCAAGGCGAATTGGCTAAGAAATGATGCAGTGATTGTGGCGACCTAATTCCTACTATTTTAGCAATTTCCGGTAAAGATTTTCTCGGAATTGGTGAGATAATTCCTAGATGTAAGTATTTAAAACATTCGTAACTTCTCACTTCTGGGAATAGGTCTTTATAACCTTGACAATATTCATCAATCACTGAAACTGTTGGTTGTGCATCTCGGGCTAAATGTTTGATCATCTGTAATTCTACATCCATTACCCTATCCCCCTTCTAGCTACCCATCTGGTTTATTTTCTAATTTTACTCCTCGGAGACTGACAGAAGAGGGATATAACTCTATATCTAATGGTAAGCTTTTTTTGCCATCGTATAGATGGCTTGTTACTGCGACGATTCCATTATCTGTTTTTCCAATTTCTCCGATGTATTGCCGTCCCACTCCCTCAGTAAAGTTCCCACTTTTTCGATGTCCTGAATCATCAATAATTAGGGTAAATCCCCGACTAACCTGGGTTTGCTTACACTGATTCATCACCTCCAGCCGACGCTGATTCAGTTCCATTGCTGACCAAGGTGCTTCGGTTAAAAAGTGGTGTAATCGGTGGTAAGTTACTCCTAATACTCTCTTTAGAGCCTTATTTCTGTTTAAGTCCCGTTAATTGTTTAATCTCTCGGTGAAATTCCTCAATTTTCCATCGTAGTTTACATTCAGATATGACTTCATCTGAGGAAAATCTCTTGTCGAGTACCGTATTATCAAAAACCAGACAAGCTTCGGGATGGCTCTGAAGTTCTGAATGCACTTTTTCCCAAATCACTTCGGGTGTGATGTGTAACTGGTTATTCACAAAAGTAGTCTATATGGTATCATGGATTAGACTATCATAGATGAGTTACATCTCCAATATTTGGGAAAAAATATTCCAAATCAACAGAATTATTAAGTTTGTCAGAAAAAACCAAAAGATGTAACGATTCGTAAATACCGAGAGTACATGAACTGAGGTAATGAATGATATGGGCGATCGCAGCATAGGGGTCTTTGTGAATGATATACTTTTCTAGAAGGTTATTACGGCTAGGAATTGTTCTTAGTATATTTCTCATATTGTTATCGAATTGTCAGGGGATTCATCAAAAACAGGATAACGTCATTCATTTAAGCCTTTGGCAATCCGTCAATCCTCCTCCAAACCGGGATGTGTTTGAAAGATTAGTGAATAAATTTAATCAAACCCATCCTGATATTCAGATAGAATCTATCTTTATTGGTCAGCCTCAATTGCCAAAAATATTAACAGCCGTTGTCGGGAATTCCCCACCGGATTTGTTAGTATATGACCCCCAAACCACCGGTCAATTTGCGGAATTAGGGGCAATTCAACCCTTAGATGAATGGGTGGAAAATTTACCCTTTAAATCTGATATTGTTCCCGGTTTATTTGAGCAATTGAGCTTAGAGGGTCATATTTGGTCAAGTCCCTTATACACGGCTAATCTTGGTATTTTTTACCGACCGAAGTTGTTTCAATTGGCAGGAATTACAGAACTTCCTAAAACTTGGGAAGAATTCAGACAAGTGGCGAAAAAGCTGACGATTGACCGCAATGGAGATAGAAGACCTGAACAATATGGACTGTTATTGCCATTAGGAAAAGGAGAATGGACGGTCTTTAGTTGGTTCCCATTTTTATTAAGTGCTGGAGGCGAAATCTTAACGAATAATCAACCCAATTTTATCAATCCAGGGGCTATTCATGCCTTACAGTTCTGGCAGGATTTGATCAAAGAAGGTTCAGCGACTCTTTCTCAGCCAGAACGGGGTTATGAAGAGGCGGATTTTATATCAGGTCGAGTAGCCATGCAAATTACTGGGCCTTGGACTTATATCACCAAGTCTAACGTTGATTATCAGGTGTTTCCCATACCGACTGATATTAAACCCTCTACGGTTACAGCAACGGGCAATATTTTTGTGATGAAAACCACCTCAGAACGAGAAAAAGCCGCTTTAAAATTCTTAGAATTTGTTTTAAGTGAGGAATTTCAAACCGAATGGGCAATGGGAACGGATTTTTTACCAGTCAATCTCAAATCTGTGCAAAGTCAAGACTACCAAGAATACCTCAAATCAAGATCTTGGTTAAAAGTATTTGTAGAGCAAATGTCCGTAGCGGGTTCTCGTCCCATTATAGCCGGATATACTCGAATTTCTGATACTTTAGGTAGCGCAATTGAGGCAACTTTATTAGGTCAATCTTCGGCTGAATCTGCATTAAAAGAAGCACAGAAACGATTAGAAGTGATTTTTGGGGGAAAGTGACCGGAAATCAACAAACCACTAGCCACTCAATTCATTGATAAGGATCAGTCCAACTCAGAATCGATTCCCCTTGCCTACCGCTTTTGATGGGGTGTGATAAGATGGAATTCATAACGATAACTCAGTGAGTGCGACCGACTAGGGTAACTCTTTTGACTGTCCCTTTTAGGTCTATCCTAAAGAATCTCCGTCCCTTGAGCGCGGAGAATGTCAAACAACTTCAAGCTGGTGGAGAACTGTAAGACTTGTTAGCAATTTTGCTAAACAGCGAGTTTCCGTCAATCAAGACTCTCTGGCGACACCGTGTTTGTGAGCGCAGGAGTCTCAAAGATAGCATAAGCCTGACATAGAGACGCACATCATGGTTTTTAACCCTGACTTTCTCAAATCTGATGTTCAAGAGACCGCCGAAAACCCGTTGTTGACCTACCTGCAAAGTCAGCATCCTGATGTTTTGGCAACGGTTGCTCAGTCTGCCAGTTCAGAAATTAAAGAAATTATTAGTAAAAACGTTCAAGGATTAGTCGGGGTATTACCCTCCGATCACTTCGACGTGCAGATTACAACCAACCGGGAAAACTTGGCAGGTCTGTTAGCATCAGCAATGATGACGGGTTACTTTTTACGTCAGATGGAACAACGGATGCACTTAGAAGAAAACCTCTCTCGAACGAATTCGATTGACTCCAAGTAATCCGGTTCACACCCTAATTATTAAATTCCCCGGCTAAAGCAAATTCGGGGAACACCCCGGTTTTAAGGATTAGGGTTTTTTGTTGACCCTGGCGATTAATTTCAATCGGAAGTTCCTCTCCGACGGCTTTGGTTTCAATTTGCTCTTGAACTTGAGACGGAGTGTTGACCGCAACGCCATCCACTTTCACCAAAATATCTCCCTTGAGAATTCCGCCTTGAGCCGCCGGAGACTCTTCTACCACCCGTACCACAATCACCCCGGTATCTTGGGTGAGACTCACTTCCAGTTGTTGATCCATTTCCGCTTTGACCGTCGGACTCAGTTCCACCATTTGCACCCCTATATAAGGATGATCGGCTTTACCCTTGGTAAACAGTTGACTGGCAATCCGAATCGCTGTTTCAATGGGAATGGCAAATCCTAACCCTTGAGCATTCGCTCGAATTGCTGTATTAATCCCAATTACATGACCTTGATCGTTTAACAAGGGCCCCCCAGAATTTCCAGGGTTAATGGCGGCATCGGTTTGAATGAAGCGAACTCGTTTATCAGGAATGCCAACCTGGGTAGCCGAACGACCTGTGGCGCTAATAATGCCAATGGTAACGGTATTATCTAATCCTAAAGGATTGCCAATGGCGATGGCCCACTGTCCCGGAACTAAATTCTCCGAGAACCCAATGGGGGCTGTGGGTAACTCCTTACTCTCAATTTTGACCGCCGCTACATCCGTTATGGGATCAACCCCTTTAACTTTCCCTTCAAAAACGCGACCATCATTTAACGTGACTTGAACGCTATCGGCCCCATCCACAACATGAGCATTGGTAATAATTCGGCCATCGGAATGCAGTATAAATCCTGAACCGGTACCTCGACGAACTCGTTCTTCTGGGGTGGGGATTTGAGCGCCAAAGAAGCGTTTAAACAGAGGATTTTTAAACGCATCCGGGACATCTTGTTCTGTTTTGCGAGTGGCATCAATGCGAACCACCGTCGGGCCTACAATTTCTGCGGCTTCGGCAATAAAATTCGGACTACTACGGTCAATGACCTGTTGTTCTAAAACCGTTGGAGGAGCAACAGTTGGTAAGGGTTTGACGACGGCGACGGTCGCCGATAATTGGGTGGGGTTGTTAGTTTGGACATAGCGACTGCCTAACCATCCTGCCCCTCCTCCGAGGGAGAGTAAAGCCAGATATACCGTAAACTGTTTGAAAGATAAATCCATCTGTGTTGCCGTCTGGAAATACAATTCTGTTGGGGGTCTAGCGGAACAGGTTCTGTGTCCTCTAATCTTAAGAGTAAGAGTATTGAATAACGACTCTTTAACTTTAATTAGCACATCTTGAACCTTCAGTTTGTGATCTGTGCGCCACGATGTTGATACAGCGACTCGCCCAAACCAGAGTGCTGATCACTCACTGGGGGAGCCAAAGGTGATCCGCTCATTTTAAGTTAAGTTTAATGAATCCATGATCATGAGGTTTGAACGCTTAGGAATAGTATTGTTGGGATTGATCGCAAATCTGATGGGGATATTCGCGAGTCCTGTACCCTCGGTGAAGTCACAAGAAGCTCAACAAGAAGCTCAAGCAGTTTGTCCATCCCCGGTCTTATCTCGTTTAAAACGTCATCGTCTGGCTGCTGGGGAAACGGTGGACAGTATCGCCCGCCAATATAATTTAATTCCCGCAACGTTACTGGGGATGAATCCGATTTTACAACGGGGGTCAGCGCCTCTGGGAGCAGAAATTCTGATTCCACCTTACAATGGCATTCAAGTGGAAATTCCCCCAGGTCGGTCTTGGCAAGAAGTCGTTCAAGCTTATAATGCTCGTCCTGATGTGGTTTTTGAAGTCAATGGTTGTCAAACTCAACCCATAGCGTTGTTTCTTCCCGGTGTGAATTGGTCGCCCAAAGGCCCCCCTGTTCCTGCTTTCTCCGTCCTATCGGGCTATCCTCTCCCCCAACCGACCAGCATACAAATGGGTTATGGTTGGCAATTAAACCCGGTTTTGGGTCGCGTGGTGTTCCACAGTGGTTTAGATTTAACCGCAACGGTGGGAACTCCGGTGTTATCTGTTGGAGCAGGAAAAATTGCTTTTGCAGGCGAACGGGAAGGTTATGGAAAATTAGTAGTTGTTAATCATGGGTCGGGAAAACAAACCCGTTATGCTCATCTGGATACAATTAATGTAAAAGTCGGTCAACCCGTTAATTTAGGGGATGTATTAGGGACAGTGGGAACCACCGGACAACCGGATAGTGACCCATCCCATTTGCATTTTGAAATTCGTTATAACTCCGATTTAGGATGGATTTCAGAAGATCCCAATCCTTATTTTAGGGGGAGATGATCATGATCCTGAATTATCTGAATCCCTTGGGTAAAGTTCGACTGACTTTGGCCGGACAGCAAATTCTATCGCCATCTCGATATCCCACAAAACGAACATAAACGCTTTCTCCCGGCTGAATATCGGTAACATCCGGTTGATGAAATTGGGGATTATATTCTACTTGTTGCCAAGGAGTACCAATCCGTTTATAACCCCAATTTTCTAATAAACCATCAATAGAACTTACGAAAGAAATTATATTTCTATTCAGTAAATTAGGGCTTGATTGTATCATTTTTTCACAGTATAGTTTCCTATTTATAATTACGATAACAAGTTAAAAGGATGAGAATGGTTATAAGATTTTGTGAGCTTTCCTCCTAGTTTCTTCCATCTGGGATTACTTAATATTGTAGTTGCCGTATCATCAATTAAAGGAGAAATAAATAGGATTACCCGAAAATTTTATAAAATCTTTAAAAATTACTGAGAAAATCGAAGAATAGCTTTATAATAGTTCACATTTGTTTACATCAATCTTCAAGTCCCTAGAACCCTAACCTACTAACTTTAAATCCTACAACCAATCTGATAGCAACAGCCCAAACACAGTGCTTGACTGATAATCAGACAACAAACCCAGGAGGATGAAGTCTTTTCCTCCCGGTTTCCCGTTAAGCTGTTCCCTACTATAACAGTCAATTTTTAGATGTTTTTCAGCCAAAAGTTTAAAGCCACCCCCCCCCTATTCTTGAATTGAGGGGGTGGCTTTAAGTTCAGGGAAGGATTAAATAAAGACATATTGATTACTATCAAAGGTCGATGCAATATCTCCTTGAACAAGGGCTAATAATTGTTTTGAACCATCTATATTCTGTTTGAAAATAGCAACCCCTTCCGGTACATTTCGAGGAGAACTATCAATCGTATATAATTCAGGAACACCTGCTAAGAGTAATTTATCTTCATCTCCATTAAAATCAGTAATTAAAGTATATCCTAAACTATCACTAGAAATACCTAAAAGCGTATCATTACCGCGATCGCCTAATAGTAAATCGTTTCCTGTCCCCCCAATCAAACTATCATTTCCTTGACCTCCATAAATACTATCGTCTCCACCATCTGCAAACAGAGTATCTTCATCATTATTCCCAAACACAAGATCTGGGTCTGGCCCCCCATAAACCGTATCAACTCCGACATCACCAAATAGGGTATCAATTCCTGAATTTCCGATGAC from the Planktothrix tepida PCC 9214 genome contains:
- a CDS encoding DUF760 domain-containing protein, with the translated sequence MVFNPDFLKSDVQETAENPLLTYLQSQHPDVLATVAQSASSEIKEIISKNVQGLVGVLPSDHFDVQITTNRENLAGLLASAMMTGYFLRQMEQRMHLEENLSRTNSIDSK
- a CDS encoding ABC transporter substrate-binding protein, encoding MIYFSRRLLRLGIVLSIFLILLSNCQGIHQKQDNVIHLSLWQSVNPPPNRDVFERLVNKFNQTHPDIQIESIFIGQPQLPKILTAVVGNSPPDLLVYDPQTTGQFAELGAIQPLDEWVENLPFKSDIVPGLFEQLSLEGHIWSSPLYTANLGIFYRPKLFQLAGITELPKTWEEFRQVAKKLTIDRNGDRRPEQYGLLLPLGKGEWTVFSWFPFLLSAGGEILTNNQPNFINPGAIHALQFWQDLIKEGSATLSQPERGYEEADFISGRVAMQITGPWTYITKSNVDYQVFPIPTDIKPSTVTATGNIFVMKTTSEREKAALKFLEFVLSEEFQTEWAMGTDFLPVNLKSVQSQDYQEYLKSRSWLKVFVEQMSVAGSRPIIAGYTRISDTLGSAIEATLLGQSSAESALKEAQKRLEVIFGGK
- a CDS encoding HhoA/HhoB/HtrA family serine endopeptidase yields the protein MDLSFKQFTVYLALLSLGGGAGWLGSRYVQTNNPTQLSATVAVVKPLPTVAPPTVLEQQVIDRSSPNFIAEAAEIVGPTVVRIDATRKTEQDVPDAFKNPLFKRFFGAQIPTPEERVRRGTGSGFILHSDGRIITNAHVVDGADSVQVTLNDGRVFEGKVKGVDPITDVAAVKIESKELPTAPIGFSENLVPGQWAIAIGNPLGLDNTVTIGIISATGRSATQVGIPDKRVRFIQTDAAINPGNSGGPLLNDQGHVIGINTAIRANAQGLGFAIPIETAIRIASQLFTKGKADHPYIGVQMVELSPTVKAEMDQQLEVSLTQDTGVIVVRVVEESPAAQGGILKGDILVKVDGVAVNTPSQVQEQIETKAVGEELPIEINRQGQQKTLILKTGVFPEFALAGEFNN
- a CDS encoding pentapeptide repeat-containing protein, producing MKFAAVTTTVVMMILGLTVPAQAENPAHLKQLLETKNCPGCDLSGAQLVGVNLQGANLRDANLNGANLQGANLNEVNFNRAGLTEANLESASLIAAKLHGANLERANLSHSNLSLAGLVIASLNHANLSHANLIGANLESADLTGANLRNAQQSVATLGEVKLQEGSLYGFDISGVNLRDANLTGANLTGANLTASDLAGATLENTTMINANLMNIRR
- the murG gene encoding undecaprenyldiphospho-muramoylpentapeptide beta-N-acetylglucosaminyltransferase produces the protein MSQTPIRLLIAASGTGGHLFPAIATAENLSDFEIEWLGVPDRLERELVPPEYPLHTISVEGFQQRFGFGTLRILAKFALSLVQVTSLLKTGQFRGVFTTGGYIAAPAIIAARFLGLPVILHESNALPGKVTRNFGPWCNTVALGFAAAVPYLANAKTVVVGTPVRSAFMQASEPLSFFLPDDVPVIVVVGGSQGAVSVNNWVRQAAPSWFEAGAWVVHLTGDNDPDVEALNHPQYIKMPFYNNMAALLKRANLAVSRAGSGTLTELAITHTPSILIPYPFAAEDHQTYNANVFAEAGASFVFQQKDLTADLLASKVLYLLQSPQQLKQMAKATATVAVTNSAQQLGDLIRNLII
- a CDS encoding IS701 family transposase; its protein translation is MDVELQMIKHLARDAQPTVSVIDEYCQGYKDLFPEVRSYECFKYLHLGIISPIPRKSLPEIAKIVGIRSPQSLHHFLANSPWSARELKERRLARTLKALKGEKIIVIIDETGDRRKGKKTDYIARQYLGSVGKTDRGIVSVNAYGVYKNITFPLVFRVFKPKGTLKEGDVYKTKIEIASEILTELVDWGFQIELVLADSLYGESSSFISTLDQFQIPWVLAIRSNHGVWMSSEQKVRANKWCKFERIFSNQESETRYIREIIFGKRSTRTYWEITTDPETMPETSTSFVMTNLTEKRSQMKKTLGNLYGLRTWVEYGFRQCKQELGWTDYRLTDFPDIEKWWEIIFCVYLMISFNSEVFRSLSQGSPRESESKKNTTDCSTHQQWNHKEGWKNVLNNLRLIIQPTIILWLIVPWLDIFPDRHLLVGFHKLIENINQFQSYFPNG
- a CDS encoding calcium-binding protein, whose amino-acid sequence is MLSFEPVSNPVARETITSNPIVTVFDSEVDTLIGGAGADSFFLRRNGDQISPLSPATSLIGTSKDDTLVGTINRDVIAGRDGNDMISSFLGDDFIEGQNGDDILFSGRGNDLVIGNSGIDTLFGDVGVDTVYGGPDPDLVFGNNDEDTLFADGGDDSIYGGQGNDSLIGGTGNDLLLGDRGNDTLLGISSDSLGYTLITDFNGDEDKLLLAGVPELYTIDSSPRNVPEGVAIFKQNIDGSKQLLALVQGDIASTFDSNQYVFI
- a CDS encoding LysM peptidoglycan-binding domain-containing M23 family metallopeptidase, whose protein sequence is MRFERLGIVLLGLIANLMGIFASPVPSVKSQEAQQEAQAVCPSPVLSRLKRHRLAAGETVDSIARQYNLIPATLLGMNPILQRGSAPLGAEILIPPYNGIQVEIPPGRSWQEVVQAYNARPDVVFEVNGCQTQPIALFLPGVNWSPKGPPVPAFSVLSGYPLPQPTSIQMGYGWQLNPVLGRVVFHSGLDLTATVGTPVLSVGAGKIAFAGEREGYGKLVVVNHGSGKQTRYAHLDTINVKVGQPVNLGDVLGTVGTTGQPDSDPSHLHFEIRYNSDLGWISEDPNPYFRGR